In a single window of the Schistocerca americana isolate TAMUIC-IGC-003095 chromosome X, iqSchAmer2.1, whole genome shotgun sequence genome:
- the LOC124554872 gene encoding uncharacterized protein LOC124554872: MFAIVFYAALLFATTDSAVIFFGNFENEVNRIEDWARENAHETEEWVQNEDNMIEKWAKENSNETVEWVQDETKMGEKWAKEKLDGAEEWIQNEAKTVEKWTKENYNEAEKWVKKEKEIGEKWAKETLNEVDGWAQSKLVETQEVVKALMPKFSSDKCVCYHQTCGCCVHAEEPEIHLNSTVCVNVTYLSEDYGISFTVTLNNHTLYNETVSVRNPPPVCAGFPYVKELADICIRLYDIDAKSRTFHACARLEARMKFIIIAHYDLGCFTIGSSSVEDSKKKNGLGTHHPSVILI; encoded by the exons GAAACTTTGAAAATGAAGTGAACAGAATTGAAGATTGGGCAAGAGAAAATGCTCATGAAACAGAAGAATGGGTGCAGAATGAAGACAATATGATAGAAAAATGGGCAAAAGAAAATTCTAATGAAACTGTAGAATGGGTTCAAGATGAGACAAAAATGGGAGAAAAATGGGCAAAAGAAAAGTTGGATGGAGCCGAAGAGTGGATACAGAATGAGGCAAAGACTGTAGAAAAATGGACCAAAGAAAACTACAATGAAGCTGAGAAATGggtaaagaaagagaaagagattgGAGAAAAATGGGCAAAAGAAACATTAAATGAGGTTGATGGTTGGGCGCAGAGTAAACTAGTAGAGACTCAGGAAGTTGTGAAAGCTCTAATGCCCAAGTTTAGTAGTGACAAATGTGTGTGTTACCATCAGACCTGTGGATGTTGTGTCCATGCAGAAGAACCAGAAATACATTTGAATAGCACAG tttgtgtaaaTGTGACGTACCTGTCAGAAGATTATGGCATTTCTTTCACTGTTACACTAAACAACCACACACTTTACAATGAAACTGTATCAG taagAAATCCTCCTCCGGTATGTGCGGGATTTCCTTACGTGAAGGAATTGGCAGATATATGTATACGGCTGTATGACATAGACGCAAAGAGTCGTACATTTCATGCTTGTGCACGTCTAGAAGCTCGTATGAAATTTATCATTATTGCACATTATGATCTTGGATGTTTTACTATTGGATCATCATCTGTTGAGGATTCAAAAAAAAAGAATGGCTTAGGCACCCACCACCCATCTGTAATTCTGATTTAA